The Abyssicoccus albus genome includes a region encoding these proteins:
- a CDS encoding SRPBCC domain-containing protein, with protein sequence MNVQYEKTKFDAFQTIEVDVKVPINKVFNLISTTEGIQQWFPQLSFEEADGELYVNFGMDDGTNEQSIVIQHEAPTHITFTWAIGEVEFKLTDQEDITHLYFHERMPFEFDHVAEDFTGWQLQIENLKSVAETGEQKAMEQSTFDRIYQDVKKNLF encoded by the coding sequence ATGAACGTACAATATGAGAAGACGAAGTTTGATGCGTTTCAAACGATTGAGGTTGATGTTAAAGTGCCAATTAATAAAGTGTTTAATCTGATTTCGACGACAGAAGGGATTCAACAATGGTTTCCACAGTTGTCATTTGAAGAGGCAGATGGTGAGTTATATGTAAACTTTGGTATGGATGATGGGACGAATGAACAGAGTATTGTCATTCAACATGAGGCGCCTACTCACATTACTTTTACATGGGCGATTGGTGAGGTTGAATTTAAGTTGACTGACCAGGAAGATATAACACACCTTTATTTCCATGAACGTATGCCATTCGAGTTTGATCATGTCGCTGAAGATTTCACGGGGTGGCAATTACAAATTGAAAACTTGAAGTCTGTTGCAGAAACAGGTGAGCAGAAAGCGATGGAGCAAAGTACCTTTGATCGAATCTATCAAGATGTAAAGAAAAATTTATTTTAA
- a CDS encoding gamma-glutamyl-gamma-aminobutyrate hydrolase family protein, with the protein MKPVIGITTESTGDKLQLNQSYVNAISDLGGVPLLLAKTDELDVIEEQVHRIDGLYLTGGSDINPATYDEEPHEKLGKVEHGRDEYEIQVIKHAIKKKIPILGVCRGNQLLNSLNGGTMYQDLPSQKEGELIQHKQQSGRDFLQHTIEINQKSKLYGIIQQDKIRVNSHHHQANKDIADEFRIAATAPDGVIEAIESKDEDHFILALQFHPEDAYTLDDSAKKILEAFIDAAVEYDKTVDND; encoded by the coding sequence ATGAAACCCGTAATCGGTATTACAACAGAGTCTACAGGAGATAAGTTGCAGTTGAACCAATCTTATGTAAATGCTATTTCAGACTTGGGAGGTGTGCCTTTGCTCCTTGCAAAAACTGATGAATTAGATGTCATTGAAGAACAAGTGCATCGAATTGATGGGCTTTATTTAACTGGTGGGAGCGATATTAATCCAGCAACATACGACGAAGAACCTCACGAAAAGTTAGGGAAAGTTGAACATGGTCGTGATGAATATGAGATTCAAGTGATCAAACATGCGATCAAAAAGAAAATTCCTATCCTTGGTGTCTGTCGTGGTAATCAATTATTAAATAGTTTAAACGGCGGCACGATGTACCAAGATTTACCGTCGCAAAAAGAAGGAGAACTAATTCAACATAAACAACAATCAGGGCGCGACTTTTTACAACATACGATCGAGATTAATCAAAAGAGTAAACTCTATGGAATTATTCAACAAGACAAAATTAGAGTAAACAGTCACCACCACCAAGCAAATAAAGATATCGCAGATGAATTTAGAATTGCAGCGACTGCGCCAGATGGTGTTATTGAAGCAATTGAAAGTAAAGACGAAGACCACTTTATCTTGGCATTACAATTCCACCCTGAAGATGCATATACACTAGATGATAGTGCCAAAAAAATATTAGAAGCCTTCATTGATGCAGCCGTTGAATATGATAAAACGGTTGATAATGATTAA
- a CDS encoding PHP domain-containing protein, whose product MYLDLHTHFLISRESEFHPQYILEFTQEAHDLGVDMIVLTEHFNATYIRDLYNHLETNFEYKDGFYHICNIRVVLGLEIDVKNHGHILTFGGRDEIYELMDFLTPYEKAPYLIKLNALIDKLNAMSLPKIGAHPFRPSMPLYKHQDDLLEQLDAVEINAADIYQLKEKQTDKVKGLVDSLNIGMVGSSDAHHPIQLTTVLNKCDDVDDVEELKSTIRHDDVDVLCSDELHLRVKAAEKIGKLMNKLYSSR is encoded by the coding sequence ATGTATCTAGATTTACATACACATTTTTTAATTTCTAGAGAAAGTGAGTTTCACCCACAATATATTTTAGAGTTTACTCAAGAAGCTCACGATTTAGGTGTGGATATGATTGTGTTGACTGAACATTTTAATGCAACGTATATTCGGGATTTGTATAATCATCTAGAAACAAATTTTGAATATAAGGATGGTTTCTATCATATTTGTAATATACGTGTTGTATTAGGTCTAGAGATTGATGTTAAAAATCATGGTCATATTTTAACGTTCGGTGGCCGAGATGAAATTTATGAGTTGATGGACTTTTTGACTCCGTATGAGAAAGCTCCTTATTTGATTAAATTGAATGCATTAATTGATAAATTAAATGCAATGTCACTGCCTAAAATAGGAGCACATCCATTCCGACCGAGTATGCCCCTCTACAAGCATCAAGATGATTTGCTTGAGCAATTAGATGCTGTAGAGATCAATGCGGCAGATATTTATCAGTTAAAAGAGAAACAGACGGATAAAGTGAAAGGTCTTGTTGACTCTTTAAATATTGGAATGGTTGGGAGTAGCGATGCCCATCATCCAATTCAATTAACGACTGTTTTGAATAAGTGTGATGATGTTGATGACGTGGAAGAATTAAAATCAACTATCCGTCATGATGATGTAGATGTATTGTGTAGTGATGAACTTCATTTAAGAGTGAAGGCAGCAGAAAAAATAGGAAAATTAATGAATAAATTATATAGTTCACGTTGA
- a CDS encoding ABC transporter permease, which yields MFLAWNEIKRNKLKFSLIISILIMISYLLFLLSGLANGLINMNTEGINKWNATSVVLNKNANTTLSQSKFDQQLVNDQFKEVAKVRQTGVIASNGDIEENALIYGLEENSFIVPKIVDGTSPSQTNEVAIDQTLHDKGFNIDDTIEFAQSDVEVMITTITESAKYNASGVMFGNMELLSDINPQYKSDEINAAIVKDEKFKKSDLDDSLEVVPINTFIEQLPGYTAQNLTLNFMITFLFIISAAVIGIFLYVITLQKTSLFGVLKAQGFTNGYLAKMVFSQTLILSLIGTVIGLLLTIITGLFLPEEVPIAFNPFTLLLFAIILITVSLLGGIFSVLSIRKVDPLKAIG from the coding sequence ATGTTCTTAGCATGGAACGAAATTAAACGAAACAAATTAAAGTTCAGTCTCATTATTAGCATTCTCATTATGATCAGTTATTTACTCTTCTTATTATCAGGGCTAGCCAATGGGTTAATCAATATGAACACTGAAGGCATCAACAAATGGAATGCGACAAGTGTTGTACTGAACAAAAATGCAAACACGACACTCTCTCAATCAAAATTTGACCAGCAGCTTGTTAACGATCAGTTCAAGGAGGTCGCAAAGGTAAGGCAAACTGGGGTGATTGCTTCAAATGGTGATATAGAAGAGAATGCACTCATCTATGGGTTAGAAGAAAACTCATTCATCGTGCCAAAAATTGTCGATGGGACATCACCTAGTCAAACGAATGAAGTCGCAATTGATCAAACACTTCATGACAAAGGATTCAATATCGATGATACAATTGAATTCGCTCAATCTGATGTCGAAGTAATGATTACAACAATTACTGAAAGTGCTAAATACAATGCAAGTGGTGTCATGTTTGGAAATATGGAACTTTTGTCAGATATTAACCCCCAATACAAATCAGATGAAATTAACGCAGCAATCGTTAAAGATGAAAAATTTAAAAAATCCGATCTAGATGATTCGTTAGAAGTTGTACCGATTAATACATTTATCGAGCAATTACCAGGATATACAGCACAAAACTTAACGTTGAACTTTATGATTACCTTTTTATTCATTATTTCTGCAGCGGTGATCGGGATATTTTTATACGTCATCACGTTACAGAAAACATCACTGTTTGGCGTACTGAAAGCACAAGGGTTTACGAATGGCTATTTAGCAAAAATGGTGTTTAGTCAAACACTCATTCTATCTCTTATCGGTACCGTGATTGGACTATTATTAACCATCATTACAGGGTTGTTTTTACCAGAAGAGGTTCCGATCGCGTTCAACCCATTCACTTTGCTACTCTTTGCAATCATACTCATCACCGTATCATTATTAGGTGGAATATTCTCGGTGTTATCTATTCGTAAAGTAGATCCACTGAAAGCTATAGGTTAA
- a CDS encoding FtsX-like permease family protein: MKIKLLSRLALKNFKTLNHVMVPFILAVSTMFALEYIMLSMMANDYINTRHKTLPELMMYANVLVTILSVVFILYASRFVMKQRKKEFALNMVLGLEKRHLRLMLLIETLVQTFIIIVLSTIGGYLFGHLIFLMLNRLIQGSGIGLMDYPFDIDSAIKLWIIIVVMMTVLYMINIITVTLQSPIKLMQTQYAGEKKTRQWLIILLLGLGIIALGYGYTIALTTDGVMNALMDIFKAVLAVLVGTYFLFMSLTIFFLQQIQKISSIYYKKKNFFSISGMLSRMKANAIGIASITMLCTFLIVTLGMSLSAYRGIETQIDGALFQENEVSLFNDDIQLEKLQEEIEGIATIDQFRMSEELFVPFHIGERNQFEQVRAPGETNQSIDDIVYSVLMTEQDHNEVNDTKLKLKDNEIFISSNTDKYQGLNKIILADDQYNVKTTKKNFLGSKLGIDGLYIVVKDHSILKKIIKEYKDYNPKTQAYDISPTLNRSMHFNITKGEDQFINQIERLEEEFVIRIANHKEISKELYELNGGLIFIGIVVSIVLLIGMFLILYYKQLSEGYEDKLNYTIMKQVGLPDNLIKSTIRKQVFWLFGLPIIVALIHTAFANKIIYQLLGLLAIRDYWLFITSYSIVIILIVLIYLLMYWITSHIYYKLINESNT; encoded by the coding sequence ATGAAAATCAAATTATTGAGTAGATTGGCACTAAAAAACTTTAAAACATTAAATCATGTTATGGTTCCATTTATTCTCGCTGTGAGTACAATGTTCGCACTAGAATATATTATGCTTTCGATGATGGCCAACGACTACATTAATACAAGACACAAAACCTTACCCGAATTAATGATGTATGCTAATGTACTTGTGACCATTTTAAGTGTTGTTTTTATTTTGTATGCAAGCCGTTTTGTAATGAAACAGCGAAAGAAAGAATTTGCACTTAATATGGTGCTAGGTTTAGAGAAGAGACACTTACGGTTAATGTTACTGATTGAGACGCTCGTTCAAACATTCATTATCATTGTATTAAGTACAATTGGAGGATATTTATTTGGACATTTAATTTTTTTAATGTTAAATCGTCTAATTCAAGGAAGTGGTATTGGCCTTATGGATTATCCATTTGATATAGATAGTGCAATTAAATTATGGATAATTATTGTTGTCATGATGACTGTTTTATATATGATCAATATCATTACAGTAACACTACAAAGTCCAATTAAATTAATGCAAACACAATATGCAGGTGAAAAGAAGACGAGACAATGGTTAATTATTTTGTTATTAGGTCTAGGGATTATTGCGTTGGGTTATGGATATACAATTGCACTTACAACAGACGGTGTCATGAATGCATTAATGGATATATTTAAAGCTGTATTAGCAGTATTAGTGGGTACTTACTTTTTGTTCATGTCATTGACGATATTCTTTTTACAACAGATTCAAAAAATTTCGAGTATATATTACAAAAAGAAGAACTTCTTTTCGATATCAGGGATGTTATCAAGAATGAAAGCAAATGCTATTGGTATCGCAAGTATTACGATGCTTTGTACATTTCTCATCGTTACATTAGGAATGAGTTTGAGTGCTTATCGTGGGATTGAAACACAAATAGACGGTGCGTTGTTCCAAGAAAATGAAGTATCACTTTTTAATGATGATATACAACTAGAAAAGTTACAAGAAGAAATTGAAGGAATCGCGACGATTGATCAGTTCAGAATGAGCGAAGAACTTTTCGTTCCTTTTCACATCGGTGAACGTAATCAATTTGAACAGGTCAGAGCACCTGGAGAAACAAATCAATCGATAGATGATATTGTGTATAGTGTATTGATGACAGAACAAGACCATAATGAAGTCAATGACACAAAATTAAAGCTCAAAGATAATGAGATATTTATTTCGAGCAATACTGATAAATATCAAGGTTTAAATAAAATTATTCTAGCTGATGATCAATATAATGTGAAAACAACAAAGAAAAATTTTCTTGGATCAAAACTTGGAATTGATGGCTTATATATTGTTGTAAAGGATCATTCAATTTTAAAAAAAATCATTAAAGAATATAAAGATTATAATCCCAAAACGCAAGCATATGATATTTCACCAACATTAAATCGATCAATGCACTTTAATATTACTAAAGGTGAAGATCAATTTATAAATCAAATTGAACGATTAGAAGAAGAGTTTGTTATAAGGATTGCTAATCATAAAGAAATATCAAAGGAACTTTATGAATTAAATGGTGGACTTATATTTATTGGAATAGTTGTTTCAATCGTGTTATTGATTGGCATGTTTTTAATCCTATATTATAAACAACTCTCTGAAGGCTATGAGGATAAGCTGAACTATACTATTATGAAACAAGTTGGTTTGCCAGACAATTTAATTAAATCAACAATTCGTAAACAAGTCTTCTGGTTATTTGGATTACCGATTATTGTTGCATTGATTCATACGGCGTTTGCAAATAAAATTATTTATCAATTACTTGGTTTATTAGCCATTAGAGATTACTGGTTGTTCATTACAAGTTATTCAATTGTCATTATACTCATCGTTCTGATTTATTTGCTCATGTATTGGATCACTTCACACATATATTATAAACTCATCAATGAATCTAACACCTAG
- a CDS encoding sensor histidine kinase has product MKDYLKHCARELVIVCTILFIFLFIFIASKLPVEYYLLGLSIITFILFIYFVVNYLNYQREINKSEQIKILQNQIKRLELDHIQYRKEMQSYFLTWVHQIKTPIAASKLLLESPSEQTVPKVRQQLLEIDNYTNLALSYLKLTEEQSDMVLKEVTIDELIEPIIKKYAIQFIHDKTKLHYTPVTEKVLTDANWSKIMIEQVINNALKYSEGCDVWIEFKVEESSLIIQDNGIGIRASDLPKVFTQGYSGYNGRLNTKSSGIGLYIAKSIAERMNHSININSTYGEGTEVTIRFHRPMT; this is encoded by the coding sequence ATGAAAGATTATTTAAAACATTGTGCAAGAGAACTTGTTATCGTTTGTACAATTTTATTTATTTTTTTATTTATTTTTATTGCTTCAAAACTACCTGTTGAATACTACTTGTTAGGGTTATCGATCATCACTTTTATATTGTTTATTTATTTCGTTGTGAATTATTTAAATTATCAACGTGAGATAAATAAATCGGAGCAGATTAAGATTCTGCAAAACCAAATAAAGCGTTTAGAGTTAGATCATATTCAATATAGAAAAGAGATGCAATCATACTTTTTAACGTGGGTTCATCAAATAAAAACACCAATTGCTGCATCGAAATTGTTGTTAGAATCTCCGTCAGAGCAAACTGTACCCAAAGTACGCCAACAATTGCTTGAAATCGATAATTATACAAACTTAGCTTTGAGTTATTTAAAATTAACTGAAGAACAATCTGATATGGTACTAAAAGAAGTAACCATAGATGAGTTGATTGAGCCGATTATTAAGAAATATGCGATCCAATTCATACATGATAAGACAAAGTTGCATTATACTCCTGTTACGGAAAAGGTTTTAACCGATGCCAATTGGTCAAAAATTATGATTGAACAAGTAATAAACAATGCATTAAAATATTCTGAAGGTTGTGACGTTTGGATTGAATTTAAGGTGGAAGAATCTAGTTTAATTATCCAAGATAACGGTATAGGAATTCGTGCATCTGATTTACCTAAAGTTTTTACTCAAGGCTACTCAGGATATAATGGTCGATTGAATACAAAATCGAGCGGTATTGGATTATACATTGCGAAATCAATTGCAGAACGAATGAATCATTCTATCAATATTAATTCGACATACGGCGAAGGCACTGAGGTCACTATTAGATTTCATAGACCAATGACTTAA
- a CDS encoding ABC transporter ATP-binding protein: protein MLTFKNVTKTFKDGNETIEAVKDLTLHFDRGELIAIIGPSGSGKSTFLTMAGALQSATEGQIEINGQSITQLNQKQLSKLRLNEIGFILQTSNLVPFLTVEQQFKLLKNAKKNVMNEDQYDTLINQLGLSKHLRQLPSELSGGQRQRVAIAKALYTNPSIILADEPTASLDTDNAMQVMDILSEQTKALNKTCIVVTHDERLTQYCDRVFEMIDGVLTEKNGVPK, encoded by the coding sequence ATGCTCACATTCAAAAATGTCACAAAAACATTTAAAGATGGTAATGAAACCATCGAAGCGGTAAAAGATTTAACACTCCATTTCGATCGAGGTGAACTCATTGCGATTATCGGACCATCTGGTTCTGGTAAAAGTACATTTTTAACGATGGCAGGTGCGTTACAAAGTGCCACAGAAGGACAAATTGAGATTAACGGACAAAGCATCACTCAATTAAATCAAAAACAATTATCAAAATTACGGTTAAATGAGATTGGATTCATCCTTCAAACAAGTAATCTTGTTCCTTTTTTAACCGTTGAACAGCAATTTAAATTACTTAAGAACGCTAAGAAGAACGTTATGAACGAAGACCAATATGATACACTCATTAATCAACTCGGTTTATCAAAACATTTACGTCAATTGCCTAGTGAGTTATCAGGTGGTCAACGTCAACGCGTTGCCATCGCGAAAGCATTATACACTAATCCAAGTATTATTTTAGCTGACGAACCAACCGCTTCGCTCGATACTGATAATGCAATGCAAGTGATGGATATTTTAAGCGAACAAACAAAAGCACTCAATAAAACATGTATCGTCGTCACACATGATGAAAGACTGACACAATACTGTGATCGTGTGTTTGAAATGATCGACGGTGTCTTAACAGAAAAAAACGGAGTCCCTAAATAG
- a CDS encoding ABC transporter ATP-binding protein, whose amino-acid sequence MLLSIRNLKKIYGKKSNETVALRDVNVEIEKGEFVAIMGESGSGKSTLLNLIATFDKPSNGDIIIDGVNVNALKNKEVAKFRRDTLGFVFQDFNVLHTMNNKDNIVMPLVLSDQKPNFIHQQVEAVSQKLGINHLLEKFPYEVSGGQKQRVAIARALISNPSLLLADEPTGALDSNTSRDIMNLFQKINEQEQTILMVTHSAIDASYAKRVLFIKDGVVFHELYRGDDSQIDFQKNISDSLGFMSERGV is encoded by the coding sequence ATGTTGTTATCTATACGCAATTTAAAAAAAATATATGGTAAAAAAAGTAATGAAACTGTAGCGTTAAGAGATGTTAACGTTGAAATTGAAAAGGGAGAATTTGTTGCAATAATGGGGGAGTCTGGCTCTGGTAAATCGACATTGTTAAATTTAATTGCGACATTTGATAAACCATCGAATGGGGACATTATAATTGATGGCGTCAATGTCAATGCATTAAAGAATAAAGAAGTAGCAAAGTTTAGGCGTGATACTTTAGGGTTTGTATTTCAAGACTTTAATGTTTTGCATACAATGAATAATAAAGATAATATCGTAATGCCACTTGTCCTCTCTGATCAAAAGCCTAATTTCATTCATCAACAAGTTGAAGCGGTGTCTCAAAAATTAGGGATTAATCATTTATTAGAGAAGTTTCCGTATGAAGTATCTGGAGGGCAAAAACAACGTGTCGCAATTGCTCGCGCACTCATATCAAACCCTTCATTATTATTAGCTGATGAACCTACTGGGGCGTTAGATTCAAATACATCTCGTGACATTATGAATTTATTTCAAAAAATCAACGAACAAGAACAAACAATTCTTATGGTAACGCATTCTGCAATTGATGCATCCTATGCAAAAAGAGTTCTATTTATTAAAGATGGTGTTGTTTTTCATGAATTGTATCGAGGTGATGATAGTCAAATTGATTTTCAAAAGAACATCTCTGATTCGTTAGGCTTTATGTCAGAACGAGGGGTGTAA